CGAGGTTACAGCGGGGGAAGTCCATACGCTGCTGGGCGAAAATGGCGCTGGAAAAAGTACCTTGATGAGCATCCTTTATGGTTTATATCAACCTACCTCAGGCGAGATTTATCTAAAAGGCAGAAAAGTTGATATTGTTTCCCCAAAAGTAGCCATTGAACTGGGAATCGGGATGGTCCACCAGCATTTTATGTTAATACCTGCCTTAACTGTGGTGGAAAATGTTGTTCTGGGAATGAAATCGGGCAAAGGGGCTGTCTTGGACTTAGAAGGCGCTGCCCAAAAAATAGCCGCTTTATCCAAACAATATAACATGGATATAGATCCTTGGGCCAAAGTGTGGCAGCTGTCGGTAGGTCAGCAGCAGCGCCTGGAGATTATCAAAGCACTTTACCGTGGGGCTGATCTGCTAATTCTCGATGAACCGACTGCCGTCTTGACGCCGCAGGAAGTAGAAGAATTGTTTGTGATGATGCGGCAGTTAACTCAGGAAGGTCATACCGTTATTTTCATCAGCCACAAGCTAAACGAAGTGATGACCATAAGCAACCGAGTAACGGTTTTAAGAGCGGGCAAGTCGGTGGCCACAGTTAACACCAAGGATACCAGTAAGGAAGAATTAGCCCGCCTCATGGTGGGAAGGGATGTATTTCTACGATTCGATAAAAAGCCATGCAACCCGGGTCAACCGGTACTGGAAATGCAAAATATAGAAAGTTTGAATAACAAAGGGTTAAAAGCCCTTAAAGGGCTGTCGCTAACCGTCAGGGCTGGAGAAGTGCTGGGTATTGCGGGCGTTGATGGCAACGGCCAGTCTGAGCTGGTAGAGGCCATCGCCGGTCTGCGTAAAGTGACCGCCGGTACAGTCAGAGTTAACGGCAAAGATGTTACTAATAAGCATCCCAGGGAGATCTTGGAGGAAAAAGTGGCCCACATTCCTGAAGATCGTCATAAGCGCGGACTGGTCATGGATATGTCCATCAAGGAAAACATGATGCTCATGAGCTATTACAAGCAACCTTTTGCCCACGGGCTCTTTTTGGACTGGAAATTCATCGAAAACCACTCGGAGGAGCTTGTAGAGCAGTATAACGTCAAAACACCGAATATTGAAGTAAAGGCCAGAAATTTGTCCGGGGGTAATCAACAGAAAGTTATTTTGGGACGGGAAATTTCCAGGGAACCCAACCTCTTAATTGCCATGCACCCCACCAGGGGCCTGGATATCGGGGCAACAGAATACGTGCATAAGAGGATTATTCAAGAAAGGGACC
This region of Zhaonella formicivorans genomic DNA includes:
- a CDS encoding ABC transporter ATP-binding protein, which encodes MPAFLEMRNIVKQFPGVRANDNVNFEVTAGEVHTLLGENGAGKSTLMSILYGLYQPTSGEIYLKGRKVDIVSPKVAIELGIGMVHQHFMLIPALTVVENVVLGMKSGKGAVLDLEGAAQKIAALSKQYNMDIDPWAKVWQLSVGQQQRLEIIKALYRGADLLILDEPTAVLTPQEVEELFVMMRQLTQEGHTVIFISHKLNEVMTISNRVTVLRAGKSVATVNTKDTSKEELARLMVGRDVFLRFDKKPCNPGQPVLEMQNIESLNNKGLKALKGLSLTVRAGEVLGIAGVDGNGQSELVEAIAGLRKVTAGTVRVNGKDVTNKHPREILEEKVAHIPEDRHKRGLVMDMSIKENMMLMSYYKQPFAHGLFLDWKFIENHSEELVEQYNVKTPNIEVKARNLSGGNQQKVILGREISREPNLLIAMHPTRGLDIGATEYVHKRIIQERDRGCGVLLVSTELEEIFSLSDRIAVIYEGEIMGVIDAKEASIEELGLMMAGSKKVAS